The genomic window GTGCGCCCGTCCGCTGTATCAAGCTCAAGCACCTCACGAGAGGCGAGCGCCGTTTCGAAGTGACCGCGTGCTTTTTCCTCATTGCCCGCCTGCGCCAGTGCAATGCCGAGATTGATGTGCAATGCCGGATCGTCAGGATGCGCCTTTAGCTCAGCTTCAAGCAACCTTATGGCTTTCAACGCCTGACCATCTGCAAGACTTGCTGAGGCA from Erythrobacter sp. SCSIO 43205 includes these protein-coding regions:
- a CDS encoding tetratricopeptide repeat protein: MTLSNMTKSTFAALMGLGLAVVAPANAQTTEPSDEGLASASLADGQALKAIRLLEAELKAHPDDPALHINLGIALAQAGNEEKARGHFETALASREVLELDTADGRTTDSRRLARQAIAMLERGDFRPVTSQPGKLTLRD